GGCATTCGATCCACGCGTTCCATAGATAGCTGCCGTGTCTGGTGCGAGGTAAGCCGCTATCGGTGGATACTCACCACGGAACGGTCCAAACTGAGGAGTTTCACGCAGCAATTGTTCCGTTTTCGACCCTGGACCTCCGACCGGAGGCAGTGGTTCGCTCTGGTGAGAGCCAGCTGAAGGACCGTTCACTAGCGACATATCCAGCACGGCTTTACCATCGAACGAAACAACAGATCCATCGGAACCGATCGGTGGTAGATAGAATGGATCTACTCGATCGTTCGCCGCTCCTAACGAATCTTGTCCTTCGCCCACCACATCGGCCGTTTCGTCCGGTAAAATCTCGACGTTACGCTTAGTTGCAGACTCACGGGAAGGTCCGGCCGAAGGCTTAACATGTGCCATCGCCATACTGTCCAGGGGTGATGGAATAAACATTGGCTCGAATGTTTGCTTCGAAGGTTCATCCTGTCCGTGGATCATCAGTGCATCACTCTCGATCGCTTCGTCGATGTCATCGTCCTGTCGTCGCAAAAAACCGTGAGCACGGTTATCCTCGAACTCGAGATCGTAATCATCCTTGCGACGATAGATCGGCTTAAAGCCACTCTCCACCACGACCGAACTCGGTTCGAATCCGTGATTCGCTGCATGTCCCTCATACGACACCTTCGGTTCTGAAACATCGTACGGCGTCTTGAAGATTGGTTTGATGTTCGGCTTCAACGAATCCTTCACCGGTTTCGTATGGCGGATCGGAAGCGTAATCGGAACGGGCTCATTCTTCTTCAAACTCATCGTCAAGTGTGGTGGCATTTCGGGCAAGGCAAACGGCGGACCACCAGGAGACGTACCGGGACGCGGCTCACCGCCAGAAATCTGTTTGGGTGGTTTCGCTACCATCATCTCCACTGACGGCCCTTTACGGAATGGTTTAATTTCCGTAGGCTCACCCAACAGCAGAATCGGAGCGATCGCCTTGATCGGCATCTTACCCTTCGTCACAAACGGACGCATCAACGGTGCGACCGGTTTCTGATAGTGGCTCACGATCATCGATGGCTGCGGAATGACAAAGGGCCTGGTTGGTCGACTTCCATGCACAGGGCGACGTTCCATACCGATCGGACGGCGAACGGGCAGCTTCACCGGACGGAACATTGGACCACTGTTTGGAGGGCGAAGGTACACCGGTAATCCAGACGAAGATAGGATTGGCTTCACTGAACCAGGATAACCGGGTGGCGGATGAGGATGACGATGTCCACCAGGTGGCCCTGGAATGAAACCTGGATGTCCGGGATGGTGCTGATGTGGTATGGTTTGGTTTACACTTTCAAGTGTTTGATTCGCGCGTAGCTTCTCTTCCAGTTCTTCTGCCGCTCGAATGCCATCTTCTATAATGCGTGTCATCTCGGGATTTTCCTCCAAGTTAATATCGAACGACTGTTCCTTCTTCGTATCGGGTGTCATCTTGTGATGCTTGATGAGATCCAGTTCGTGCTTTTGCAGGAAATTTTCATGCTGCTGTAAAAAGTTATCTGCTGGCAAGACCTTCGACTCATGCCGTATCGATTCTTCCACCGAGATTCCTTCGTTCGGTTCGGCATACACCTCATCCAGCTCGCTTGGCTGTGCTACATCGCAGGCATCGTGTACATTAATGCGCCAGCCAAGATAACGATGTGTGAAGCATTGATAGTAAACCGTGTCGGGAGTGTCTGCATCCGGCGTCCAGGTGATGATGCCCGGCTCACCAACGTCACACTTGAGCGATAGACTGCGCTGGTACGCACCGAACGATGGATAGTCGTCCGACGGTGGTCCATCCGGGTTCGGTGTCCAGTTACAGAGACGTCCAACACCGGTGGGAACAAGCTTTCCGCTGCGGCTGCGATGTACTCCAGCAAAAATGCGAATATTCTGAAAAGGCGTTCAAATTATTGACAATTGCTGATATGTTGCTCGAAACAAAGATTCATCTACCTTGCGATCCTCTTCCGACTGATGCTCATATCCACCAACGGAATCGTCAGTAATGTAGAAAGGATGGTATTTGGCCGGAACGTTCGGATCATGTCCACCCTCCACCACAAACGTGTACGTCTTACCGCGCACAACATTTATTTCGGGAATAAGCAACCCATTGATGTACCACGAAATACCCCATCCGACGTGTCCTGCAAGGAAGcgaattaagaaaatttaattacatttcttTGTCGTAAAACGTTCAAACCGATGAATATACCCGTAATTGCTGGATATCCTTGTTTGCCACCGGTCGGTCCCATCTGTGCGTAGAACACACCATCCTCCGGTTCGTAACACTGGATAGGAGGAATGTCCCATGCGCCCGGTTTCGCTGGTGGTCTTGCCGTTGCCGGTAGCTGTGGTCGCTGCTGTTGCACACTGTTTGCCACATCCTCGCGACGGTTACCACCGCCATAACTGGGCGTTGAAGAAAGCTTCTGTGGCTGCTCTGGTTGCTTCTGGTCCGATTCGGGTGTTGGACAGTTCCAGAACGGTTGGCGTCCGAAGTCTACCAGCTTGTTGCCCTTCAGATAGTGCGAATGATACGACACCTCGTAGCGCTGATTCAGTGGACCCACGGCCCAGATAATTGCCTGGGATGCGTTGGTAAATACGGGTAGATCCAGATGATCCGAGGCACGCAGTGGTCGTTGGTACGTTACGATCGAGTACCCATTAACCATAGCGGCATTTAGCAAACGGATGGAGTTACTGTTCTCGGTAATGCGTGTATCGGGACAGCTGCCACGACCACCTGAGCATTGTGATTTCGCATCCAGATAGTAGTCTTGTGCATAGCCCTTGCCAGTTGCCTTATCCACCCAGACAACCGCTACATCGGCACCAACCATCTGGCTCTGCTGCGGGTTCGGTGAAACGCCAAACGACATGTACTCTCCATCGTCTAGATTTCCCGGGAGATGATGAAAAGGTATTAGTTTGAATAATCTTTTTACTAATATCACCCTCTCCATGTATCCACAACTTACCCAATTTCGCAACAAGCTGAACAACTACACTCTCTCCTGCTACGGCCCATCGTACTTCAAAAGCCAATTCGTCTAGCAGGACTTCACAGTTCAGCTTCGACTGCGAGACACAtgcagaaggaaaagaaaacgtaaTCATATATTACAATCACGGACATACTTCGCTCTATCGAGTGGTGTTTTGTCTAATGCAGGGTTCTTCGAGAATAAGAGATATTTTCCGCGAAAGCTAAAAGCTCCTTGAGCTGTATTCGATCTAAGCATTAAGCTAGGCTTCCCCACAAAATTAAAAGGCTACTATTTACATGCCAATGCCACCCGGTAGTCTAACAGCATTACTAAAGCTACTATTTACAATCGCTTCATTGTTTGGCTGCGCGCTCTCACTCATCAGCAGCACGAAGCCAAACAATTGGGTTAGATCTTTTCCAAGCGATGGGTCTTACTTACGCACGCCAACGCCAACGAAAGCACCATCCCGGGGTTGAGCTCGTTCGATCGATTGGTTGATTTCGTATCATTTAGAGGATTTTCATTAGCCGCGTACAACAATCATTAGCAAAAGTGGAATGGTGTATCGACGCTACCCCACGCTGACAGCACGAaacaattattatttacaaacaaTGGAAGCACCGAACCGGGGAAGGGAGAGCGGGAAGCGTTTTGCTTCCCTTCACTATTACCAATAGCATTCGGTTGCTTTTTGATCGTCACTGCTGTTTGATGCGATGGCCCCGGTAAGCGTAACGGCTTTAGCGATGCAGCTCACGCGCGATGATCGGTGCATCTCGGCTTCCAACTCGAGCTCGCTTGCCGTACGCTTCCTCCACTTAGGGATAATAAGATTGGTTAATTGCTCAGTAGTGGTTCCGCTAGGTACCAAACAGCAGATATTGACAGCTCGGAACATGGGTAAGTGACAAATAGTGGTACAAGCGCGAAACGAGGAACCTCATTTCTCCAACGAAAGCTTTATTGCCAGCGTGTCGCTGAACTCGCGTGGTATTTCTCGAGGAAATGGAGTTTTAACTGCCGCACATACCGGTTGCGCATTCTTCACATTCGTACAGCAAAACGTTGGCATCTTTTTTTCTAGTGTGCAAAGACacattttcctttatttttatcttgatTGTTCCACCAACACGTTACAATTACCGTCACCCGGAGCATGCGCATCCCGTTTTTGCACGACGTTGCCGATGAAGAAAATGTCTGTGGAATGCTTGGATTTATCCAGCTCTCCGGTAGGAATTGTTGGCTGATAACATTCAGCTCAGCTGACAGATTTTATAATTACATGTGTTAGTCGTTTCAGAAACGATAAGCAGCATTTATTTTATGAGTTACACTGTTTTATTTACAGTCTAGAAGTATTACATAAAGAATTTCGAAtaattgttgcttttgctggcTTTCCAACTATAGTCCTTGAGACAATTTTCTAACGCCTCGCCATTTTACTACGAAAATTCCACTTTAAAGGATCACCCACAAAAGCTCAGTTATTCGAATAATACTATCCGTGTATTACATTCGTACGCGACGCAGCTAAGATTTTAAATAACCGTGTACTTATACATAGAATATCTGCATATCGTTGCAGTTCCAACGACCGATCAGTCGATCGCTGATCACCAGCCGCTCTTACGCGAAACGTGATTGCTGCAAACGAAAGTAAAGTTTGAAGAATAGAACTAGCGTATTGGTTGTAAGTACTAGAAGAACATTCACATGCTGCACAGTGAATCGGGCAAGAACTGCAACGAACATGAGACACAAATGATGCTAGATAACGATCTCTGAGGTGCGTGTATATGGTGCTGTGATCGATCGTATGTCAATGAAACCAGGGTGCATTTGTCTCGTGAAATTAGAGTCGAATTGGACATCGGTTGGAAGTTGTTATATGTTATTGATACGCAGACGGAATGGTGGTGAGTGACACAAACATAGAATTGTGAGTTAAATGTGTATGAGGTAAGAGAGTACACCCTGAACCTGCAACCCAGTGGCGTGACGGTATGGTCCCATGGTTTGTGCATTTTATGAGAATGGAGATGgagcatttcaaaacgacaACCCGCCCACGAACTCCACTAGAACAGCAGTGAGCCTACGTAGTCCAGCAGCCCACCAGAACTGCCACTTCCAGCCGCTGGACGCTGGCCCGGTTTGCGACGCTGATTTCCATTAGTTACCTGCGGACTGATGCCAAGCATCTTCAACGATGGTGGCACATTGATCTGGTCCGGGATGCGCACGTGTCCGAAATCGACGGTGAACGCCTCACACCACACCCCAAAATGACCGATGTCAAACACGGTCAAATCTCCCGGGAGCGTCAACACGATCGTCTTCTTGTCGTAACGGCGCAACGGAGTCTCCTTGCCATTCTCGTCCGGGATACGGATACCTTGCGAGGTTGGTGCCGGTCCACGTCCTACCCAAAACTTCG
This genomic window from Anopheles maculipalpis chromosome 2RL, idAnoMacuDA_375_x, whole genome shotgun sequence contains:
- the LOC126556732 gene encoding protein Skeletor, isoforms B/C-like — its product is MLPTSSINNVRQRSRVIVCFTGILLICFLTKQTSALQGYYGTKIADLTELHHGVSGSVYAVDSRTLFLKNFNYDGEGPAAYFYVGNTRAPSNKGAHRLRDERGRAGVLRRYRNEDITLSLPEGKTLRDIRWFAVWCDDFSVNFGDVQIRNDLDFPRPTKIAGLSGVHDVSSDNIVIVDAQTLLVPNFSYDGEAPDAKFWVGRGPAPTSQGIRIPDENGKETPLRRYDKKTIVLTLPGDLTVFDIGHFGVWCEAFTVDFGHVRIPDQINVPPSLKMLGISPQSKLNCEVLLDELAFEVRWAVAGESVVVQLVAKLDDGEYMSFGVSPNPQQSQMVGADVAVVWVDKATGKGYAQDYYLDAKSQCSGGRGSCPDTRITENSNSIRLLNAAMVNGYSIVTYQRPLRASDHLDLPVFTNASQAIIWAVGPLNQRYEVSYHSHYLKGNKLVDFGRQPFWNCPTPESDQKQPEQPQKLSSTPSYGGGNRREDVANSVQQQRPQLPATARPPAKPGAWDIPPIQCYEPEDGVFYAQMGPTGGKQGYPAITGHVGWGISWYINGLLIPEINVVRGKTYTFVVEGGHDPNVPAKYHPFYITDDSVGGYEHQSEEDRKNIRIFAGVHRSRSGKLVPTGVGRLCNWTPNPDGPPSDDYPSFGAYQRSLSLKCDVGEPGIITWTPDADTPDTVYYQCFTHRYLGWRINVHDACDVAQPSELDEVYAEPNEGISVEESIRHESKVLPADNFLQQHENFLQKHELDLIKHHKMTPDTKKEQSFDINLEENPEMTRIIEDGIRAAEELEEKLRANQTLESVNQTIPHQHHPGHPGFIPGPPGGHRHPHPPPGYPGSVKPILSSSGLPVYLRPPNSGPMFRPVKLPVRRPIGMERRPVHGSRPTRPFVIPQPSMIVSHYQKPVAPLMRPFVTKGKMPIKAIAPILLLGEPTEIKPFRKGPSVEMMVAKPPKQISGGEPRPGTSPGGPPFALPEMPPHLTMSLKKNEPVPITLPIRHTKPVKDSLKPNIKPIFKTPYDVSEPKVSYEGHAANHGFEPSSVVVESGFKPIYRRKDDYDLEFEDNRAHGFLRRQDDDIDEAIESDALMIHGQDEPSKQTFEPMFIPSPLDSMAMAHVKPSAGPSRESATKRNVEILPDETADVVGEGQDSLGAANDRVDPFYLPPIGSDGSVVSFDGKAVLDMSLVNGPSAGSHQSEPLPPVGGPGSKTEQLLRETPQFGPFRGEYPPIAAYLAPDTAAIYGTRGSNAVQPPVSEYANPLLPGGINVQDSASSEHQSAAADKPISTKLSIVKPVASSHEDPIPYEETESDAGRSRSKRSAHHHPDHHGDSHDDGWQPMAGAGSISTSSWSRVIVGLFFTAWPTIVLRRAVL